One genomic segment of Hordeum vulgare subsp. vulgare chromosome 2H, MorexV3_pseudomolecules_assembly, whole genome shotgun sequence includes these proteins:
- the LOC123426612 gene encoding uncharacterized protein LOC123426612, with protein MASNYVDTTGEEGRFHTHGHHSNSTTPTGEAASPKNTRRRWPGSASAPSGAGHGPASKCVCAPATHAGSFKCRFHRTNSQGHGHGQGSRPSSPPSPAAANAAPRHPASPSSSSGTVATQ; from the coding sequence ATGGCTTCCAACTACGTGGACACCACCGGGGAGGAGGGAAGGTTCCACACCCACGGTCACCACAGCAACAGCACGACGCCGACCGGCGAGGCGGCGTCGCCCAAGAATACGCGGAGGAGGTGGCCCGGGTCGGCGTCGGCGCCGTCCGGGGCAGGCCACGGGCCCGCTTCCAAGTGTGTCTGCGCGCCGGCCACCCACGCCGGGTCCTTCAAGTGCCGCTTCCACCGCACCAACTCCCAGGGCCACGGCCACGGCCAGGGAAGCCGCCCTTCTTCGCCTCCCTCACCGGCCGCGGCCAACGCGGCGCCGCGGCACCCGGCCTCGCCGTCCTCGTCCTCCGGCACCGTCGCCACCCAGTGA